The genome window CTCCGCACCCACTACGATTTATTCGTTATAAACTTTTATGACAGAACCACCAATCATAGCCTTCATACTTCTTGAGTCGTTCTGTCGCATCCTGGACAGTCTTAGGCGGTGGAATAATAACCCGATCCTTAATAAGCCGGTTATTGGGCCAGTTGGCGGGAACAGCCACGCCATTTTTATCAGAAACCTGGAGGGCCTTTACTGCCCGCAGGACCTCATCAATATTCCGGCCAATTTCCTGAGGATAGTAAAGAACAAGACGTACTTTCCCCTCGGGGTCTACCACAAAAACGGCCCGAACCGTATTGGTCCCTTTGCCAGGATGTAACATGCCTAACTTATTCGCAATTGCATCGTTCGCTGCGGCCACAGGGAAGGTAATTTGAACACCCAGCTTTTCTTTAATCCATTCCACCCACTTAATGTGGCTAAACACCTGATCCACGGACATCCCAATGAGTTTTACCCCTAGTTTTTCAAACTCACCGGCCACATCCTGAAATGCTACGAATTCGGTGGTACATACGGGCGTAAAATCGGCGGGGTGACTAAAAAGAACAAACCAGGATCCTTTAAGATCCTTCGGTAAATTCAATACCCCCTGGGTTGTTTGAACGGTTATCTCGGGAAAATCATCTCCCAAGAGGGGCATGTGAAAATTTTGTGGTTCCATAGATACTAACTCCTTACCTTATTTGTTAAAAGCCTCTAACAAGGCACTTTATATATTGCAAAAGCTGTGCCAAAACATTCCAACCATCAAGAAGAAAGTAATTCATATTAAAACAAGAAAATAAATAAATGAAACAAAAAATCTTACCTGATAGGGCTTGCAATTCACCGAAATATCGATATATCATACCGCTATGACGGTGAACAACGATATTTCAGTTTCATCAGAAAACACCAAAAACACAGAGAGTCCCCTAGTGGTGCCGCTCCTTACCCCAGAACGAACCATGGAAATCGTTCTCCAAGCCCTGGGGGAACTCATTGAATATGAGCTGGCGGTGGTCTTAAGTCTTGAAGACTACAAACAATTACGGGTCCGCAAGGCAGTAGGCCCCCTCTACACCCCCCGTTTAGAGGGATATACCATTCCCCTTTCTCACCGACGGGACCTCCAGGAGATCCTGGAACAAAAAGAGCCCCACCTGTTCGACGAAAGCGCAGAACATCTTGATACCTATTACGACATTCTTGATCTTCCTGAAGGGCATTCCTGTTTGGTGGCTCCCCTCTATGTGGACAGCCAACCGGTAGGCTTACTTACGCTGGATCATCGCCAGTGCGGCAAATTTACTCCGGGCATAGTTCGTTTTGTTCGAACCATTTCAAAGCTCATTTCAGTTTCCATGGTGCAATCCGATACCTCCCGGGTCTTTTACAGCAAAGTACAGAACCTACTTCATGAACGGAACCGCCTGCTTCAAGGAAACACGGACATATTTAAAGATCTGGTCGGAAGTTCCACCGCCTGGCAACGGGTGCTCGATATGATTCGCCTGGTGGCAGCCACGGAAGTTCCCGTCCTTTTGCTCGGAGAAACCGGCACAGGGAAAGAACAGGTGGCTCGAAAAATCCATCAACTCTCGGCGGTAGCGGATGGCCCCTTTGTAACGATGAATTGTTCCGCCCTGGCCCCAACCCTGGCGGAAAGCGAACTATTCGGCCATGAAAAGGGAGCCTTTTCCGGTGCCGTGGCCCAGCGACGGGGACGCTTTGAAATGGCCCATGGGGGCAGCCTTTTTCTGGATGAAGTGGGAGATCTCCCCCTCGAATTACAACCTAAATTATTGCGGGTCCTGCAGGAAGGAACCTTTGAACGATTGGGAGGGGAACGAACTATTTCGGTAAAAGTACGGATCATCGCAGCCACAAATGTATCCCTTGAAAAAGCCCTCGCAGAGGGCCGATTCCGGGAAGATCTCTATTACCGCCTTAATGTATTCCCTATTATATTACCCCCCCTGCGGGAACGCGACCAGGATGCGGTTTTACTGGCCGATTATTTTGTCTCCCTTATCAGAAAACGAACGGGCTTCGAAAAACTTCGGTTATCTCCCGCTGCGCTGGAATACATCTTAGCCCAGAGTTGGCCTGGAAATGTCCGCCAGTTACGAAACGCCATTGAACGGGTAGCCATTCTTGCCAGGGGAGGACTCATAGAACCTCTTCACCTGACCGTAGAGAATCCTTCTGTTTTCCCTTCACGGTTCTCAAAGGAGGCAGAAACCCGTGGAAACCAAGCCTCTCTCACAGGAAAAAAGGAACCCACCGCGTTCGGTCCAGACATTGGATCAGGAAAAGAAGGACCACAGGAAACATCTGGCACTCCTTCAGTCCTACCGACACCCTCTTACGAACCCAAAACAGTGTCTCCTCTCGATGAAGCCCTGAGGGCCCATATTCTCCAGGCCCTCAAAGCGAGTGGCGGGAAAATTTACGGCAGAGGTGGCGCGGCGGAGATCCTCGGATTGAAACCCAGCACCCTCCAGAGTAAAATGAAAAAACTAGGGATCCACACCTATGAAATCAAACACCGCTTCTGATGCCTGGAATCTCGTGTTCTTTTTTCTGCTCCTCATCGGAATAGGAACCGCTCTCCTTCTTTTACCAGGCCTCGCCTTACGGAACAAAAGCACCCTTTCTTTTGTGGACGCCCTTTTCACGATTACCAGTGCGGTGTGTGTAACCGGCCTCGTTACAGTGGATACTTCTCGGTTCTCTTTGTACGGCCAACTGGTAATTCTTCTTTTTATTCAACTGGGTGGGCTCGGAATTATAACCTTTACCTCAATTCAGATGATTATCCCCGGAGCCCGGTTACCCTTACGACGACTGAACACCGTAAAAAGCTACTTTATCGAAGGCGTAGAATATCGGCCGGAACGAATTCTAAAAACGATTCTACTCTATACTCTGGTCATCGAAAGCGGGGGTGCCTTTTTTTTGGCCCTTCTTTTTCGCGCTGCCGGAGAAAAAAACTGGATGTATGCGGGGATTTTCCACGCCATCTCCGCCTTTTGCAACGCTGGATTTAGCCTCTTCCCCGACAGCCTTACCCGATTTCGAAACAACCCTTTCATTTTGGGGGTTGTTATGTTTCTTATTATTAGCGGCGGCCTTGGTTTTATCGTTCTTCAGGACATTATGCAACGGTTAAAAGGTAAAAAGCGCTATCTTAGCTATCACAGCAAGGTTGTCTTGGGCATGACGCTTCTTTTCATAGCAGGGGGAACGGGTCTGTTTTACCTTTTAGAATACCCCCGGGGCATAACCTTGTTAGAAGCACTCTTTCAATCCATCACCCCCCGTACGGCGGGTTTTGATGCAAGACCCCAGGTGATGTACTCAACCCCTTCAAAAATACTCACCATCTTTTATATGTTTATTGGGGCAGGGCCCGGCTCTATCGCCGGCGGTATTAAGCTTACCACGGTATTCGTAATAGCGCTCCTCATTGGTCGCAAACCCGATTCCCAGGGAGACATCATATTCCGCCATCATCGAATTCCTGCAAACACCCTTCACAATGCGATGACCTATTTTTTAAAGGCCCTTTTGCTTCTGATGGCGAACATCCTGCTATTGAGTATCATCGAAGGGCCCCGAGGACTTGATTTTGATGGCATTGTGTTCGAAGTTGTTTCAGCCTTTGGGACCGTAGGACTTTCTCTGGGAATCACAAGTCAATTAAGCGACATGGGAAAACTGGTAATTATCTGTACCATGTTCGCTGGTCGTCTTGGCCTTGTAGCCATGGCCTTTCCTAAAAGGAAACAAAAGGAATATCCTATCAGTTATCCCGTTGGACAGGTATTACTAGGATAGGGAGGAAAAAATGAAACGAATAGCTATTTTGGGACTAGACTATTTTGGAAGAACCCTTTTAGAAGAAATAGCAGATTTAGAGGTAGAAATAATTCTCATTGATAGGAATCGCGAATTAATCGATGAATATAGCAACATGGTTTCTGCTGCGATTGTTATGGATATCGTAAACGGAGAAAATCTAAAAAAAATCCTCCCAGAGAAAATTGATGCGGTGGTCATCGATATGGGAGATAGCCTGGAAGCTTCGATTTTAGCTACCAGCTACTGTAAAAAATTGGGGATCCCCCTTATCGTTGCCCGGGCAGAAACAGAGGCCCATGGAGAAATCCTGAGTATTGTAGGAGCCCACCGTATCATTTTCCCGAATAAAGAAGCGGCTAAACGGGTAGCACCTCTTATAATCTCAGATACGCTTTTAAATTATTTACCGGTGAGCGATGAATTAGCTATTGCAGAAGTAGAAATCCCTGAGAGTTTTACAGGGAAAAATGTTTTAGAGCTAGATTTTAGGAAAAGATATAATTTGAACCTTATTGCTCTTAAAAATGAAAAAGGTCAATTTGGCTTCTTTACCGACCCTGATTATCGCTTTCAGAAGGGGGATATTGCTCTCGTCGTAGGGGCACCCCAATCTATTGAATCTTTTACCGGCGTACTGAAAAAAGAAGTCCGCCCTTCAGTGGGCCGCATCTTTAAAAAATTCTTTGGAAACAAGAAATGAAGGTGTAATTGATGTATTACCTGGAAGAAATTCCCGCCTATCTTATCGATGCTCGAGATGAACCCGATGGGGTCATAGATTACCTTATCGCCACCTCTTCTGAGGAGGAATTCTGCATATGTCCTACCATAAATGCGGAGTATCTAAAAAAACTTATCTATAGCGGATTCCTTATCATGTCCATGCAAGGACAAATACAAACTCCCGAGGGAGATAAGGATCACATCTTTTTTATTCCCAAGATCCATTACCTCCGGTCTGTGTTACATTGGGAGAACCTGCATATTACCCGGACGACCCGTCGTCTCCTCAAAAAATACAGGTTAACCACCGAGGTGCCGCTCCGCACCATTATGGACCTCTGTGTAGAAACCCATGGATCTGACTGGCTTACCCCCCCACTCCTCGATATGTTAGAAAATTTGGGGGCCGAAAAAAACCATCATCAGCTTTCTATGATGGCCTTTGGTTTATATCGGGGCAATGAACTGGTGGCGGGAGAATTTGGGTCCCGGGTTGGTAAGATATATACCAGTTATTCTGGTTTTTACCGGGAAAACTCCGCGGGTACGGTCCAGATGGTTCTGACCGCCCGGTATTTGCAAGACCAGGGATTCGCCTTTTGGGATCTCGGCATGCCCCTCCCGTATAAGGATAGCCTGGGGGCCATAAATATTACCCGAGATGAATTTGTGGAACTTTTTCGTCGCTATCGAAATGCCTAAAACTCACTCAACAAAGGGCCCCAGTTCCTTTTTTAGGACTTCTGAGCCCAA of Treponema sp. J25 contains these proteins:
- a CDS encoding GNAT family N-acetyltransferase — protein: MYYLEEIPAYLIDARDEPDGVIDYLIATSSEEEFCICPTINAEYLKKLIYSGFLIMSMQGQIQTPEGDKDHIFFIPKIHYLRSVLHWENLHITRTTRRLLKKYRLTTEVPLRTIMDLCVETHGSDWLTPPLLDMLENLGAEKNHHQLSMMAFGLYRGNELVAGEFGSRVGKIYTSYSGFYRENSAGTVQMVLTARYLQDQGFAFWDLGMPLPYKDSLGAINITRDEFVELFRRYRNA
- a CDS encoding TrkA family potassium uptake protein, which encodes MKRIAILGLDYFGRTLLEEIADLEVEIILIDRNRELIDEYSNMVSAAIVMDIVNGENLKKILPEKIDAVVIDMGDSLEASILATSYCKKLGIPLIVARAETEAHGEILSIVGAHRIIFPNKEAAKRVAPLIISDTLLNYLPVSDELAIAEVEIPESFTGKNVLELDFRKRYNLNLIALKNEKGQFGFFTDPDYRFQKGDIALVVGAPQSIESFTGVLKKEVRPSVGRIFKKFFGNKK
- a CDS encoding sigma 54-interacting transcriptional regulator, with product MTVNNDISVSSENTKNTESPLVVPLLTPERTMEIVLQALGELIEYELAVVLSLEDYKQLRVRKAVGPLYTPRLEGYTIPLSHRRDLQEILEQKEPHLFDESAEHLDTYYDILDLPEGHSCLVAPLYVDSQPVGLLTLDHRQCGKFTPGIVRFVRTISKLISVSMVQSDTSRVFYSKVQNLLHERNRLLQGNTDIFKDLVGSSTAWQRVLDMIRLVAATEVPVLLLGETGTGKEQVARKIHQLSAVADGPFVTMNCSALAPTLAESELFGHEKGAFSGAVAQRRGRFEMAHGGSLFLDEVGDLPLELQPKLLRVLQEGTFERLGGERTISVKVRIIAATNVSLEKALAEGRFREDLYYRLNVFPIILPPLRERDQDAVLLADYFVSLIRKRTGFEKLRLSPAALEYILAQSWPGNVRQLRNAIERVAILARGGLIEPLHLTVENPSVFPSRFSKEAETRGNQASLTGKKEPTAFGPDIGSGKEGPQETSGTPSVLPTPSYEPKTVSPLDEALRAHILQALKASGGKIYGRGGAAEILGLKPSTLQSKMKKLGIHTYEIKHRF
- a CDS encoding peroxiredoxin, with product MEPQNFHMPLLGDDFPEITVQTTQGVLNLPKDLKGSWFVLFSHPADFTPVCTTEFVAFQDVAGEFEKLGVKLIGMSVDQVFSHIKWVEWIKEKLGVQITFPVAAANDAIANKLGMLHPGKGTNTVRAVFVVDPEGKVRLVLYYPQEIGRNIDEVLRAVKALQVSDKNGVAVPANWPNNRLIKDRVIIPPPKTVQDATERLKKYEGYDWWFCHKSL
- a CDS encoding potassium transporter TrkG: MKSNTASDAWNLVFFFLLLIGIGTALLLLPGLALRNKSTLSFVDALFTITSAVCVTGLVTVDTSRFSLYGQLVILLFIQLGGLGIITFTSIQMIIPGARLPLRRLNTVKSYFIEGVEYRPERILKTILLYTLVIESGGAFFLALLFRAAGEKNWMYAGIFHAISAFCNAGFSLFPDSLTRFRNNPFILGVVMFLIISGGLGFIVLQDIMQRLKGKKRYLSYHSKVVLGMTLLFIAGGTGLFYLLEYPRGITLLEALFQSITPRTAGFDARPQVMYSTPSKILTIFYMFIGAGPGSIAGGIKLTTVFVIALLIGRKPDSQGDIIFRHHRIPANTLHNAMTYFLKALLLLMANILLLSIIEGPRGLDFDGIVFEVVSAFGTVGLSLGITSQLSDMGKLVIICTMFAGRLGLVAMAFPKRKQKEYPISYPVGQVLLG